A single region of the Streptomyces sp. NBC_01262 genome encodes:
- a CDS encoding multidrug effflux MFS transporter, whose product MVAAQTHPGPPARVAALIAVLGALTAVAPLATDMYVPGFPEMGSSLRATDSAVQLSMTAFLAGLVLGQMLIGPLSDGLGRRRLLLGGTSAFAALTLVCAFAPNIEVLIGARFLEGVAGAAGMVLARAAITDWFHGPDIPRFFSMLSLVLGVAPIAAPVIGGAILSVSTWRAIFLVLAVVGVLLVLAVVAKVPESLPPDRRHKGGIGSTFRAMGSLLRERTFAGYVLTLGFSGAALFTYIAGSSFVFENIYRVSATQYSLVFAVNAVGMLLAGALFGVLARRIRMNTLLAAGVTTAAAGVIGQVVLLATVGGSLAGTWACLFVTLAGVGMVFPASMSLGQTLGRRAPGAASALLGGTQFLLGALASPLVGLFGTSSVTPMTLIMLGALACAVLALTLLARPWQGHGEFRTAAVPSVAAV is encoded by the coding sequence ATGGTAGCCGCTCAGACCCATCCAGGCCCGCCCGCACGAGTCGCCGCGCTGATCGCCGTACTCGGCGCGCTCACCGCGGTCGCCCCGCTGGCCACCGACATGTACGTACCCGGATTCCCGGAAATGGGCAGCTCGCTGCGCGCGACCGACTCCGCCGTGCAGCTCTCGATGACGGCCTTCCTGGCCGGTCTGGTCCTCGGCCAGATGCTCATCGGCCCGCTCAGCGACGGACTGGGCCGGCGCCGTCTCCTGCTCGGCGGCACCTCGGCCTTCGCCGCGCTGACCCTGGTCTGCGCGTTCGCGCCGAACATCGAGGTGCTGATCGGGGCCCGCTTCCTGGAGGGCGTGGCGGGCGCCGCAGGCATGGTGCTGGCGCGCGCTGCGATCACGGACTGGTTCCACGGCCCGGACATCCCGCGGTTCTTCTCCATGCTCTCCCTCGTCCTGGGCGTCGCGCCGATCGCGGCGCCCGTGATCGGCGGCGCGATCCTGTCGGTGTCCACCTGGCGGGCCATCTTCCTCGTGCTGGCCGTGGTCGGCGTACTGCTGGTCCTGGCCGTCGTGGCCAAGGTGCCCGAATCGCTGCCGCCGGACCGCCGGCACAAGGGCGGCATCGGCAGCACCTTCCGGGCGATGGGCAGCCTGCTCCGAGAGCGTACGTTCGCCGGATACGTGCTGACGCTGGGCTTCAGCGGAGCCGCGCTGTTCACGTACATCGCGGGCTCCAGCTTCGTCTTCGAGAACATCTACCGGGTCTCGGCGACCCAGTACAGCCTGGTCTTCGCGGTGAACGCGGTCGGCATGCTGCTCGCGGGCGCCCTGTTCGGCGTACTGGCGCGGCGCATACGCATGAACACCCTGCTCGCCGCCGGTGTCACGACCGCCGCGGCCGGTGTGATCGGCCAGGTCGTGCTGCTCGCCACCGTCGGCGGCAGCCTGGCCGGCACATGGGCCTGCCTGTTCGTCACCCTGGCCGGGGTGGGCATGGTCTTCCCGGCCAGCATGAGCCTCGGCCAGACGCTGGGCCGGAGGGCCCCCGGCGCGGCCTCGGCGCTGCTCGGCGGCACGCAGTTCCTGCTCGGGGCGCTGGCCTCACCGCTGGTGGGGCTGTTCGGCACGAGCAGCGTGACGCCGATGACGCTCATCATGCTGGGCGCCCTCGCCTGCGCCGTGCTGGCGCTCACCCTGCTGGCCCGCCCGTGGCAGGGGCACGGCGAATTCCGCACGGCCGCCGTCCCTTCTGTTGCGGCGGTATGA
- a CDS encoding MarR family winged helix-turn-helix transcriptional regulator: protein MNRMSRLSHASPAEWWAAARPDLDTTPMEVIGPLKRIQALYAAALEPLYEAAPLTSPELDVLVRLRHSEEPLIARRIAGQLRCSRAAVSKTLAKLEKRGFIERRPNPADRRAALVTITGAGAEAVDAMFPRQLAVEADLLAGLGEDRERVVEALGLLADVFERRVAEG, encoded by the coding sequence ATGAACCGCATGTCCCGCCTCTCCCACGCCTCCCCCGCCGAGTGGTGGGCTGCCGCCCGTCCCGATCTCGACACCACCCCCATGGAGGTCATCGGCCCGCTCAAGCGCATCCAGGCGCTCTACGCCGCCGCCCTTGAGCCCCTCTACGAGGCCGCTCCGCTCACCTCGCCCGAGCTGGACGTCCTGGTGCGGCTCCGGCACTCCGAGGAGCCGCTCATCGCCCGCCGGATCGCCGGCCAACTGCGCTGCTCACGGGCCGCGGTCAGCAAGACCCTGGCCAAGCTGGAGAAGCGGGGCTTCATCGAACGCCGCCCGAATCCGGCGGACCGGCGGGCGGCGCTGGTGACGATCACCGGGGCGGGTGCGGAGGCGGTCGACGCGATGTTCCCACGGCAGCTGGCGGTGGAGGCCGACCTGCTGGCGGGGCTCGGGGAGGACCGCGAGCGGGTCGTCGAGGCGCTGGGGCTGCTGGCGGACGTGTTCGAGCGGCGGGTCGCCGAGGGGTAG
- a CDS encoding SDR family NAD(P)-dependent oxidoreductase, with product MSHVVAGRTALVTGGGGPLGRAFSVALAGAGARVVLVGRNPDALAAGAAAVEEAGGKARVARCDVADPASVAALAAELADEDISVLVNNAGVAGPVKQLVDIEPAEWDEVFAANVRGVYLVCRAFLPAMIAAGRGDVVNVASVSGKRPLLNRTPYTASKMALIGLTRTLAGEVGPLGVSVNTLSPGPVRGPRMDRNFRLEAELTGSTPQEAERAFASRSALGRLVEEPEVAQALLAMLAMPGLCGADIDLSAGMIAPA from the coding sequence GTGAGCCACGTCGTCGCGGGCCGCACCGCGCTGGTCACCGGGGGAGGCGGCCCCCTCGGCCGGGCCTTCTCCGTCGCACTCGCCGGCGCCGGTGCCCGCGTCGTCCTGGTCGGCCGCAACCCCGACGCCCTCGCGGCGGGGGCGGCGGCCGTCGAGGAGGCCGGGGGCAAGGCGCGGGTCGCCCGCTGCGACGTGGCCGACCCCGCCTCGGTCGCGGCGCTCGCCGCCGAACTGGCCGACGAGGACATCTCGGTCCTGGTCAACAACGCGGGGGTCGCCGGGCCTGTCAAGCAGCTCGTCGACATCGAACCGGCCGAGTGGGACGAGGTCTTCGCGGCCAACGTCCGGGGCGTCTACCTGGTCTGCCGGGCCTTCCTGCCCGCCATGATCGCCGCCGGGCGGGGCGATGTCGTCAACGTCGCCTCGGTCAGCGGCAAGCGGCCACTGCTGAACCGGACGCCCTACACGGCGTCCAAGATGGCCCTGATCGGCCTGACCCGCACCCTCGCGGGCGAGGTCGGCCCGCTCGGGGTGTCCGTCAACACCCTTTCCCCCGGCCCCGTACGCGGCCCCCGCATGGACCGCAACTTCCGTCTGGAGGCCGAACTCACCGGCTCCACGCCGCAGGAGGCCGAGCGCGCCTTCGCGTCGCGCTCCGCGCTGGGCCGGCTGGTGGAGGAACCCGAGGTCGCCCAGGCGCTGCTGGCGATGCTCGCCATGCCGGGCCTGTGCGGCGCCGACATCGATCTGTCGGCCGGCATGATCGCCCCCGCCTGA
- the hisD gene encoding histidinol dehydrogenase, with protein sequence MRTTLKNAVPKEQVTADLAAVRETVSGVIADIRERGDAAVREYSEKFDKWSPESFRLSADRIEEIIASLPQQVIDDIHAVQSNVRTFAEAQLASMGEFEIETLPGVRLGQKHVPVHAAGAYIPGGRYPLTASAHMTIITAKVAGVPHVVACTPPIRGEIPAATVAAAHFAGADEIWLLGGVQAVAAMAVGTETMTAVNLIAGPGNAYVAEAKRQLFGQIGIDLFAGPTEILVLADEQADPFTCAVDLLSQAEHGPDSPAVLITTSEEVGRRTIEHIEAILPDMPTNDFAGPSWRDHGQVIVVDTMDELWSLADEFASEHVQVLTAEPRLALERMTQYGALFLGEGTCVSYGDKVIGTNHVLPTRGAARYTGGLWVGKYLKTVTYQEVTNPDSSAELGRLCGRAARVELFEGHARSGDLRAAKYGGDPLSWATQGSGFEGTSA encoded by the coding sequence GTGCGCACGACTCTGAAGAACGCCGTTCCGAAGGAACAGGTCACCGCCGACCTCGCCGCCGTCCGGGAGACGGTCTCGGGCGTCATCGCCGACATCCGCGAGCGCGGCGACGCGGCCGTGCGCGAGTACTCCGAGAAGTTCGACAAATGGAGCCCGGAGTCCTTCCGGCTCTCCGCGGACCGGATCGAGGAGATCATCGCCTCGCTCCCGCAGCAGGTCATCGACGACATCCACGCCGTGCAGAGCAACGTCCGCACCTTCGCCGAGGCGCAGCTCGCCTCGATGGGCGAGTTCGAGATCGAGACCCTGCCCGGAGTGCGGCTCGGCCAGAAGCACGTCCCGGTCCACGCGGCCGGCGCCTACATCCCCGGCGGCCGCTACCCGCTGACCGCCTCCGCCCACATGACGATCATCACGGCCAAGGTCGCCGGCGTCCCGCACGTCGTGGCCTGCACCCCGCCGATCCGGGGCGAGATCCCCGCCGCGACGGTCGCCGCCGCGCACTTCGCGGGCGCGGACGAGATCTGGCTGCTCGGCGGGGTCCAGGCGGTCGCCGCGATGGCCGTGGGCACCGAGACCATGACGGCGGTCAACCTCATCGCCGGCCCTGGCAACGCGTACGTCGCCGAGGCCAAGCGCCAGCTCTTCGGGCAGATCGGCATCGACCTGTTCGCCGGGCCCACCGAGATCCTGGTCCTCGCCGACGAACAGGCAGACCCCTTCACCTGCGCCGTCGACCTGCTCTCCCAGGCCGAGCACGGCCCGGACTCACCGGCGGTCCTCATCACCACCTCCGAGGAGGTCGGCCGCCGGACCATCGAGCACATCGAGGCGATCCTGCCCGACATGCCGACCAACGACTTCGCCGGTCCGTCCTGGCGCGACCACGGCCAGGTCATCGTCGTCGACACGATGGACGAACTCTGGTCGCTCGCCGACGAGTTCGCCTCCGAGCACGTCCAGGTCCTGACGGCCGAGCCGCGCCTGGCCCTGGAGCGGATGACCCAGTACGGGGCGCTGTTCCTGGGCGAGGGCACGTGTGTCTCGTACGGGGACAAGGTCATCGGCACGAATCATGTGCTGCCCACGCGGGGCGCCGCCCGCTACACCGGCGGGCTGTGGGTCGGCAAGTACCTCAAGACGGTGACGTACCAGGAGGTCACGAACCCGGACTCCAGCGCGGAACTCGGCCGGCTGTGCGGGCGTGCCGCACGGGTCGAGCTCTTCGAGGGCCACGCCCGCTCCGGGGACCTGCGGGCCGCCAAGTACGGCGGCGATCCGCTGTCCTGGGCCACGCAGGGCTCCGGCTTCGAGGGGACCTCCGCGTGA
- a CDS encoding cupin domain-containing protein, translating to MTFEPRRVVTGHTGDGVSVFLSDGPPPVVRTAPDGALFYEMWSTAAMPAPVAADEPDPTRVSLSVPPEPNGTKIRINEFPPGVVSPTHRTQSVDYGIVLEGEVVLVLDDSETVLRAGDVVVQRGTDHRWENRSGAVARMVFVLVDGEFTESLVKTLGRDVLGSLLHDPMNPMNP from the coding sequence ATGACCTTCGAGCCGCGCCGGGTCGTCACCGGCCACACCGGGGACGGCGTCTCCGTCTTCCTCTCGGACGGGCCGCCGCCGGTCGTCCGCACCGCGCCGGACGGAGCCCTCTTCTACGAGATGTGGTCCACCGCCGCCATGCCGGCCCCGGTCGCCGCCGACGAGCCCGACCCGACGCGGGTGTCGCTCAGCGTCCCGCCCGAGCCCAACGGCACCAAGATCCGGATCAACGAGTTCCCGCCCGGCGTCGTGTCGCCCACGCACCGTACGCAGTCCGTGGACTACGGCATCGTCCTCGAAGGCGAGGTCGTCCTCGTACTCGACGACTCCGAGACCGTGCTGCGCGCGGGCGACGTGGTGGTGCAGCGGGGCACCGACCACCGCTGGGAGAACCGCTCGGGCGCGGTCGCCCGGATGGTGTTCGTCCTGGTGGACGGCGAGTTCACCGAGAGCCTGGTGAAGACCCTGGGCAGGGACGTGCTCGGCTCCCTGCTCCACGACCCCATGAACCCCATGAACCCCTGA
- a CDS encoding VOC family protein: MTFQPITHLRHVDLAVPDFDTQRAFYGTTWGLTEVANDSGIAFFAAEGSPEQYVVRIRKDERKRMDLVAFGAGSAADVDRLAARLNAAEDVQVISEPGTLDTPGGGYGFRFFDTDGRVVEVSSDVETRKHRRIEEREAIPVRLSHCVVNSRNPEALRAFYEKHLGFRLSDTLYSDHMGELMYFMRCSPVHHSFAIARGPHVSLHHASFEMRGVEEYMRGTGRALRAGTRLTWGPGRHTAGDNTFSYFHDPHGNTVEYTTELAVLDEDTWHPGLHDVDDPLTQDQWGTADPMSELIAKEQFNDPDVLFSAPPV, from the coding sequence GTGACCTTCCAGCCGATCACCCATCTGCGCCATGTCGACCTGGCGGTGCCGGACTTCGACACGCAGCGGGCCTTCTACGGCACCACCTGGGGCCTCACCGAGGTCGCCAACGACAGCGGCATCGCGTTCTTCGCGGCCGAGGGCAGCCCCGAGCAGTACGTCGTCCGCATCCGCAAGGACGAGCGCAAGCGCATGGACCTGGTCGCCTTCGGCGCCGGCAGCGCCGCCGACGTGGACCGGCTCGCCGCCCGCCTCAACGCGGCCGAGGACGTCCAGGTGATCTCCGAGCCGGGCACGCTGGACACCCCCGGAGGCGGCTACGGCTTCCGCTTCTTCGACACCGACGGCCGGGTCGTCGAGGTCTCCAGCGACGTCGAGACCCGTAAGCACCGCAGGATCGAGGAGCGCGAGGCCATCCCGGTCCGCCTCTCGCACTGCGTCGTCAACTCGCGCAACCCCGAAGCCCTGAGGGCCTTCTACGAGAAGCACCTCGGCTTCCGCCTGTCCGACACGCTCTACAGCGACCACATGGGCGAGCTGATGTACTTCATGCGCTGCAGCCCCGTCCACCACAGCTTCGCCATCGCCCGCGGCCCCCATGTCTCCCTGCACCACGCCTCGTTCGAGATGCGCGGCGTCGAGGAGTACATGCGCGGCACGGGACGCGCGCTGCGCGCGGGCACCCGGCTGACCTGGGGCCCCGGGCGGCACACCGCCGGTGACAACACCTTCTCGTACTTCCACGACCCGCACGGCAACACCGTGGAGTACACCACCGAGCTGGCCGTCCTGGACGAGGACACCTGGCACCCCGGTCTGCACGACGTGGACGACCCGCTGACCCAGGACCAGTGGGGCACGGCCGACCCGATGAGCGAGCTGATCGCCAAGGAGCAGTTCAACGACCCGGACGTGCTGTTCAGCGCGCCGCCGGTCTGA
- a CDS encoding fumarylacetoacetate hydrolase family protein codes for MSDPHPLPVHAGPFALGTFSTASVDGGRPFAGLVTGHRVRELSDTAPHVRALVEDWDASLARLAALAQDPGGAWHDLGSLRIHAPLEPGQILQSGANYRRHVVDLVAAERESVHGATPQEARADAEKMMDERARGGVPYIFLGSPRAITGPYDDVILPALGEQHDWELELALVIGREGRHIRREDAMAYVAGYTISNDLTTRDRLYRPDLKAIGTDWFTAKNADTFLPTGPFLVPAAFLPDPGDLRITLRHNGTVRQDESTKDMIFDIPRLIEYASATTTLRPGDLLLTGSPAGNGAHWGTFLKPGDVMEAQITGLGAQRNTCVPDASDPHAR; via the coding sequence GTGTCCGATCCCCACCCGCTGCCCGTCCACGCGGGACCGTTCGCCCTCGGCACCTTCTCGACTGCCTCGGTGGACGGCGGCCGGCCCTTCGCCGGGCTCGTCACCGGCCATCGGGTGCGCGAGCTGTCCGACACGGCGCCGCACGTAAGGGCCCTGGTCGAGGACTGGGACGCCTCGCTGGCCCGGCTCGCCGCGCTCGCGCAGGACCCGGGCGGCGCCTGGCACGACCTGGGGAGCCTGCGGATCCACGCGCCCCTGGAGCCCGGTCAGATCCTGCAGAGCGGCGCCAACTACCGCCGCCACGTGGTCGACCTGGTCGCCGCCGAGCGCGAGAGCGTGCACGGCGCCACCCCGCAGGAGGCCCGGGCCGACGCCGAGAAGATGATGGACGAGCGGGCCCGGGGCGGCGTCCCGTACATCTTCCTCGGCAGCCCGCGCGCCATCACCGGCCCGTACGACGACGTGATCCTCCCGGCGCTCGGCGAGCAGCACGACTGGGAGCTCGAACTCGCCCTGGTCATCGGTCGCGAGGGCCGGCACATCCGCCGCGAGGACGCCATGGCGTACGTCGCCGGCTACACGATCTCCAACGACCTCACCACCCGCGACCGCCTCTACCGGCCCGACCTCAAGGCCATCGGCACCGACTGGTTCACCGCCAAGAACGCCGACACCTTCCTGCCGACCGGCCCTTTCCTGGTGCCCGCCGCCTTCCTGCCCGACCCCGGCGACCTGCGGATCACGCTGCGGCACAACGGCACCGTCCGGCAGGACGAGTCCACCAAGGACATGATCTTCGACATCCCCAGGCTCATCGAGTACGCCTCCGCCACCACCACCCTGCGCCCCGGCGACCTGCTGCTCACCGGCTCCCCGGCCGGCAACGGCGCCCACTGGGGGACCTTCCTGAAGCCGGGCGACGTCATGGAGGCGCAGATCACCGGCCTCGGCGCCCAGCGCAACACCTGCGTCCCCGACGCGTCCGACCCCCACGCCCGCTGA
- a CDS encoding antibiotic biosynthesis monooxygenase family protein: MIVEHAELAIEAGREEEFEAAFAQARKVISQAGGFQWVELLRGVERPAVYLLLVGWESVEAHNVGFRGSAAFARWRELIGPFFASPPDVEHFGVLGERFTG; the protein is encoded by the coding sequence GTGATCGTCGAGCACGCCGAGCTGGCCATCGAGGCCGGCCGCGAGGAGGAGTTCGAGGCGGCCTTCGCGCAGGCCCGCAAGGTGATCTCCCAGGCCGGGGGCTTCCAGTGGGTCGAGCTGCTGCGCGGCGTGGAACGTCCGGCCGTCTACCTGCTGCTGGTCGGCTGGGAGTCCGTCGAGGCGCACAACGTGGGCTTTCGCGGGTCGGCCGCCTTCGCACGGTGGCGGGAACTGATCGGGCCGTTCTTCGCCTCGCCGCCGGACGTCGAGCACTTCGGCGTCCTCGGTGAGCGTTTCACCGGCTGA
- a CDS encoding FAD-dependent monooxygenase gives MAVSKVLVVGGGITGSVLSLALAQRGVTVDLVEISPQWFGVGHGITVQGNALKALRSVGVLDRVLEKAVPFNNMRLRQADGSLIVELATPRTGGEDLPSTTGAMRSDLQDALCDAVYAAGVEVRLGLSVASFEQSPDHVDVTFTDGTAGRYDLVVGADGLKSQIRSLIGIETVPEPVGMSIFRVVADRPAEMDCAEVYYGGPRYKAGYSPISDTKCYAYLLDENLDASLVGSRAPLSLLRERGQGYGGTWGRILESLPDDTAVDYRWIEAVLVESPWNRGRVMIIGDAAHACPPLIAQGAAMCAEDAVVLAELVTGQGPLETALKDFMARRMPRVRKVLENSLKLAEWEIHPDTPGADPGGIMQETLAYLQAEA, from the coding sequence ATGGCTGTCTCGAAGGTGCTCGTCGTCGGCGGCGGCATCACCGGTAGCGTGCTGTCACTCGCCCTCGCCCAGCGCGGCGTCACCGTCGATCTCGTCGAGATATCGCCGCAGTGGTTCGGCGTCGGCCACGGGATCACCGTGCAGGGCAACGCCCTCAAGGCGCTGCGCAGCGTCGGCGTGCTCGACCGGGTGCTGGAGAAGGCCGTGCCGTTCAACAACATGCGGCTGCGGCAGGCCGACGGCTCGCTGATCGTCGAGCTGGCCACGCCCCGTACCGGCGGCGAGGACCTGCCGTCCACGACCGGCGCGATGCGCTCGGACCTGCAGGACGCGCTGTGCGACGCGGTGTACGCGGCCGGGGTCGAAGTGCGGCTGGGGCTGAGCGTGGCGTCCTTCGAGCAGTCCCCGGACCATGTGGACGTCACCTTCACCGACGGCACGGCCGGCCGCTACGACCTGGTGGTTGGCGCCGACGGGCTGAAGTCGCAGATCCGTTCGCTGATCGGCATCGAGACGGTGCCGGAGCCGGTCGGCATGAGCATCTTCCGGGTGGTCGCGGACCGGCCGGCCGAGATGGACTGCGCGGAGGTCTACTACGGCGGGCCGCGCTACAAGGCCGGCTACAGCCCGATCTCCGACACCAAGTGCTACGCCTACCTGCTGGACGAGAACCTCGACGCCTCCCTGGTCGGCTCCCGCGCCCCGCTGTCGCTGCTGCGCGAGCGCGGCCAGGGCTACGGCGGCACCTGGGGCCGGATCCTGGAGTCCCTGCCGGACGACACGGCCGTGGACTACCGCTGGATCGAGGCCGTCCTGGTGGAGAGCCCGTGGAACCGCGGCCGGGTGATGATCATCGGGGACGCGGCGCACGCCTGTCCCCCGCTGATCGCCCAGGGCGCCGCGATGTGCGCCGAGGACGCGGTCGTGCTGGCCGAACTGGTCACCGGCCAGGGCCCGTTGGAGACCGCGCTCAAGGACTTCATGGCCCGCCGGATGCCGCGTGTGCGCAAGGTCCTGGAGAACTCGCTCAAGCTCGCCGAGTGGGAGATCCACCCGGATACGCCGGGCGCCGACCCGGGCGGCATCATGCAGGAGACCCTCGCCTACCTCCAGGCGGAGGCGTGA
- a CDS encoding amidohydrolase family protein, with protein MRSAPVVASPVVDFHGHLAAPAADALVAGTPGFAAELAAEQHAHSPESLAANRAQLGRLGPQLTDVAVRLAAMDAMGVDVQVVGPMPMHHYWADRALAARLSRATNEAVADHCAQAPDRLVGLGTVPLQHPHLAVAELSRAVAEYGLRGISVSTTVDGRELADSRHDPVWACAQELGVLVFIHPWGCSLGERLATQYLGNTVGQPVETTVALSHLIFTGVLDRFPGLKLVVAHGGGYLPTYIGRSDHAWHARQDARGCRETPSSYLRRMWFDSLVYTPQGLRYLVDQVGGDRVVLGTDHPFDMGVDDPVKRLDAAGFAPAERDAIAGGNAARLLGIPYCGTERKG; from the coding sequence GTGAGAAGCGCTCCGGTCGTCGCCAGCCCGGTCGTTGACTTCCACGGCCACCTGGCGGCCCCCGCCGCCGACGCCCTGGTGGCGGGCACCCCCGGCTTCGCCGCGGAGCTGGCCGCCGAGCAGCACGCGCACTCCCCGGAGAGCCTGGCCGCCAACCGGGCCCAGCTGGGCCGGCTCGGCCCGCAGCTCACCGATGTGGCCGTCCGGCTCGCGGCGATGGACGCGATGGGCGTGGACGTCCAGGTCGTCGGGCCGATGCCGATGCACCACTACTGGGCGGACCGGGCGCTGGCCGCCCGGCTGTCCCGCGCCACGAACGAGGCGGTGGCCGACCACTGCGCGCAGGCCCCGGACCGGCTGGTGGGCCTGGGCACGGTGCCGCTGCAGCACCCGCATCTGGCGGTCGCGGAGCTGTCCCGGGCGGTGGCCGAGTACGGGCTGCGCGGCATCAGCGTCTCCACGACGGTGGACGGCCGCGAGCTGGCCGACAGCCGCCACGACCCGGTGTGGGCGTGCGCGCAGGAGCTGGGGGTGCTGGTCTTCATCCACCCGTGGGGCTGCTCGCTGGGCGAGCGGCTGGCCACCCAGTACCTGGGCAACACAGTCGGGCAGCCGGTGGAGACGACGGTGGCGCTGTCCCACCTGATCTTCACCGGGGTGCTGGACCGCTTCCCCGGCCTGAAGCTGGTCGTGGCGCACGGGGGCGGCTATCTGCCGACGTACATCGGCCGCTCCGACCACGCCTGGCATGCCCGGCAGGACGCGCGCGGCTGCCGGGAGACACCCAGCAGCTATCTGCGGCGCATGTGGTTCGACTCCCTGGTCTACACCCCGCAGGGCCTGCGGTATCTGGTCGACCAGGTCGGCGGCGACCGGGTGGTGCTGGGCACGGACCACCCCTTCGACATGGGGGTGGACGACCCGGTGAAGCGGCTGGACGCCGCCGGGTTCGCCCCCGCCGAGCGGGACGCGATCGCCGGCGGGAACGCCGCCCGGCTGCTGGGGATCCCGTACTGCGGGACAGAGCGGAAGGGCTGA
- a CDS encoding cyclase family protein produces MDTAATAEEELARARSTFRNQGRWGADDALGTLNFLDNGKRAHAASLVRRGRPLSLAGVGARWHLDRHRPEAFSGRGVLLDVARAVAGPGGELADGFPIREEHLRMAVEAQGATSTVRRGDIVLVRTGQLARCRRLGDWTGYASGPAPGLSISTLGWLHGTDIAAAATDTAGFEVRPHEIASAATAATAPLREIALPGLGLPLGAKFDLEELAEDCAADGVYEFLLVAAPLPVSGGDHAPVNPIAIK; encoded by the coding sequence ATGGACACGGCGGCCACGGCGGAAGAAGAGCTGGCCCGGGCCCGCTCCACGTTCCGCAACCAGGGGCGGTGGGGCGCGGACGACGCGCTCGGCACGCTCAACTTCCTCGACAACGGCAAGCGCGCCCATGCCGCGAGCCTGGTCCGCCGCGGCAGACCGCTCTCGCTGGCGGGCGTCGGCGCCCGCTGGCACCTGGACCGGCACCGGCCGGAGGCGTTCAGCGGCCGCGGGGTGCTGCTGGACGTGGCGCGCGCCGTCGCCGGTCCGGGCGGGGAGCTGGCGGACGGCTTCCCCATCCGCGAGGAGCATCTGCGCATGGCCGTGGAGGCGCAGGGGGCCACCTCCACCGTGCGCCGTGGCGACATCGTGCTGGTGCGCACCGGGCAGCTGGCCCGCTGCCGCCGTCTGGGCGACTGGACGGGATACGCCTCCGGGCCCGCGCCCGGCCTGTCGATCAGCACGCTGGGCTGGCTGCACGGCACCGACATCGCCGCCGCGGCCACCGACACCGCGGGCTTCGAGGTCCGCCCGCACGAGATCGCGTCCGCCGCGACCGCCGCGACCGCCCCGCTCCGCGAGATCGCCCTCCCCGGCCTCGGGCTGCCGCTCGGCGCGAAGTTCGACCTGGAGGAGCTGGCCGAGGACTGCGCCGCCGACGGCGTGTACGAGTTCCTGCTGGTCGCGGCCCCGCTGCCGGTGTCCGGCGGCGATCACGCCCCCGTCAACCCGATTGCCATCAAATGA